The Candidatus Babeliales bacterium sequence GTCAATAGCCTTACAGATAGCATCTACATCCCGCTCAGGAACAAGAAAACCAGATACGCCATCTTCTATTAATTCAGAATTGCCAGAATGTTCAGTAGCTAGAACAAGAACCCCCACTCCCATTGCCTCTTTCAAAACGTTCGCTATACCTTCTTGATTATTGTTATGTGCAGTAACACTCGGTAAAACAAAAATGTGAGATCTATTAAGAATCTCTGCATACTGTTCATGCAGTAACCACGTAATAAATTTTATCTTATTTCGCAGACCCAACATTGTTACAACATATTTCAATGTATCTTTTAATTCTCCATCACCTATTATGGTGTATCTCAAATTTGGATATTTTTTCAGCAATCGTTCAAATGCCAATATTGAATAAATCAGACCTTTTTTTTCAACAATTCTTCCGGCGCTCACAAGCTTAATGATACCATGTCTCGGTAAATGTTTTTTTCTAAATTTAAATTTTGACCGATCAATGCAAGAATGTTGCACTATAATTTTATTTCTAGAACAACCTTCTTTAATCAATAAACTTCTAAACGCTTTACATACCGGTAGAAAAAGATCACAACTTTTAAAATATTCATCATACGCATGTGGATGTGATTTTAGAAAGCTTGTGATATCGTGTCCACGCAAACATACGA is a genomic window containing:
- a CDS encoding glycosyltransferase produces the protein MNKKCFLIFESAVFLFLLFAAGSIFCALSKKPMKIFMFVSCFPKINNVSAMNQITGLIDRGHHVTIYSFEKGDFVNVQRDVIKYNLINRIIFELPTSFDDYDIVMFQMGHKLFDIRKTHNFKGKIVVCLRGHDITSFLKSHPHAYDEYFKSCDLFLPVCKAFRSLLIKEGCSRNKIIVQHSCIDRSKFKFRKKHLPRHGIIKLVSAGRIVEKKGLIYSILAFERLLKKYPNLRYTIIGDGELKDTLKYVVTMLGLRNKIKFITWLLHEQYAEILNRSHIFVLPSVTAHNNNQEGIANVLKEAMGVGVLVLATEHSGNSELIEDGVSGFLVPERDVDAICKAIDYMLSSPEKWARMQIAAAKKIEIEFDKEKENDKLEAILYGLLKK